The following are encoded in a window of Paramormyrops kingsleyae isolate MSU_618 chromosome 12, PKINGS_0.4, whole genome shotgun sequence genomic DNA:
- the LOC111856488 gene encoding uncharacterized protein has protein sequence MGKTYQVMVNGIKGEKITVDVGNSEDQMKNMTVLELKKKIAEKLPGTAVDDLSNLRLIFTDKQLEDNCQLSSYGIQDKSVIQLVIRLPGGAQLPQ, from the exons atgggAAAAACTTACCAGGTCATGGTAAATGGAATAAAAGGAGAGAAAATAACAGTTGATGTTGGGAATTCAGAGGATCAGATGAAGAACATGACTGTTTTAGAGCTAAAGAAGAAAATTGCTGAGAAGCTGCCAGGGACAGCAG TGGATGACCTGAGCAACCTGAGGCTGATTTTCACCGACAAACAGCTAGAGGATAACTGTCAGCTCTCCTCTTATGGGATCCAGGACAAGTCCGTCATTCAGTTGGTGATCCGATTGCCTGGGGGTGCACAGCTTCCCCAATGA